The Deltaproteobacteria bacterium genome contains a region encoding:
- the ybeY gene encoding rRNA maturation RNase YbeY translates to MGIFISNRQNRVAIDPQRIKRAAKKILNALGCDESEVSIVIVNDEEITRLNRQYFKRNRPTNVIAFPMASGDPAALNPHLLGDVVISAETAKRQSEAVGGKTEEEILFLMLHGILHLLGYDHEGSLDERRKMEAKEQELFHRVRGFEGPRGRGAKISEGRLRNRNSKIRHHLDP, encoded by the coding sequence ATGGGGATTTTCATAAGCAACCGGCAAAATCGGGTCGCGATCGACCCCCAGAGGATAAAAAGAGCGGCGAAGAAGATCTTAAACGCCTTGGGATGTGACGAAAGCGAAGTCAGCATCGTCATCGTAAATGATGAAGAGATCACCCGCCTGAATCGTCAGTATTTTAAACGCAACCGTCCTACCAACGTTATCGCTTTCCCCATGGCATCTGGTGACCCAGCTGCGCTCAATCCTCACCTTTTAGGGGATGTGGTCATCTCGGCAGAAACGGCAAAACGCCAATCTGAAGCCGTAGGTGGAAAAACGGAAGAAGAAATTCTTTTTCTGATGCTCCATGGCATCCTCCACCTTCTGGGTTATGACCACGAGGGATCACTGGATGAGCGCCGGAAAATGGAGGCCAAGGAGCAAGAGCTCTTTCATAGGGTTCGAGGATTCGAGGGGCCGAGGGGTCGAGGGGCAAAAATTTCGGAAGGCAGATTGCGGAATAGAAATTCTAAAATTCGCCATCACTTGGATCCTTGA
- a CDS encoding PhoH family protein — MEEAPAGRVHFEDPSTLQLLCGEKDGNLKLIEKSIGVEIHARGNTLAIFGDRVSAQLAERLLGELYDILRKGHPIYPNDILSAIRILSGDNSVKLKDIFLDTVYISSKRRLITPKSLAQKLYIDAIRSYDIVFSIGPAGTGKTYLAMAMGVAALTKKEVHRIILTRPAVEAGEKLGFLPGDLLEKVNPYLRPLYDALHDMMDFETVSRLSEKGVIEVAPLAFMRGRTLNDSFVILDEAQNTTSEQMKMFLTRLGFSSKAVITGDITQTDLPAGKVSGLIEAREVLAGIEGIHFSYFTEVDVVRHPLVQEIIRAYEVQGRKKNSPERERA, encoded by the coding sequence ATGGAAGAAGCCCCCGCCGGCCGGGTTCATTTTGAAGATCCATCCACTCTTCAGCTTCTCTGTGGGGAAAAAGACGGTAATTTAAAGCTCATCGAGAAAAGCATTGGGGTGGAGATTCATGCCCGGGGGAATACCTTAGCGATCTTCGGGGATCGGGTTTCCGCGCAACTCGCCGAAAGGCTCCTTGGGGAGCTTTACGATATTTTACGGAAGGGTCATCCCATCTACCCGAACGATATTCTTTCCGCCATCCGCATTCTTTCCGGGGATAATTCGGTCAAACTGAAGGATATATTTTTAGATACGGTTTATATTTCTTCCAAGCGTCGTCTGATTACCCCCAAAAGTTTGGCGCAAAAACTCTACATCGACGCCATTCGGAGCTATGATATTGTTTTCAGTATTGGTCCGGCGGGAACGGGGAAAACCTACCTGGCCATGGCCATGGGGGTGGCTGCCTTGACCAAAAAAGAAGTTCACCGCATTATCCTCACTCGACCAGCCGTGGAAGCCGGGGAAAAGTTAGGATTCCTTCCCGGCGACCTCTTAGAGAAGGTTAATCCTTATTTGCGCCCTCTTTATGATGCCTTGCACGACATGATGGATTTTGAGACGGTTTCGCGGCTTTCGGAGAAAGGGGTCATCGAAGTAGCACCTTTGGCTTTTATGCGAGGGCGCACGCTCAATGATTCTTTCGTAATTCTGGATGAAGCTCAGAACACGACGTCAGAACAGATGAAAATGTTTCTCACCCGTCTGGGGTTCAGTTCCAAGGCCGTGATCACGGGTGACATTACCCAGACAGATCTACCGGCGGGTAAAGTGTCTGGTTTGATCGAAGCCCGGGAAGTCCTGGCCGGGATCGAAGGGATTCACTTCAGCTATTTCACGGAAGTGGATGTTGTGCGGCATCCCCTGGTTCAAGAAATCATCAGAGCCTACGAGGTTCAAGGCCGGAAGAAAAACTCTCCTGAAAGAGAACGAGCATAA
- the pth gene encoding aminoacyl-tRNA hydrolase, which yields MKLIVGLGNPGRNYRWTRHNMGFDLVERLAKQHGIKLSQRGLKSVYGRGKIGKVAVILAKPLTYMNLSGDAVSRLLRFFQIQPEDLVVLQDDLDLPWGKIRIRVRGGHGGHKGIKSIAEAIGSDSFQRVKVGIGKPLERNLDPADYVLEPLLEQERKEFQEAVEKGAQAVEILVAEGPQEAMDRFHKNK from the coding sequence GTGAAGCTCATCGTGGGCTTGGGAAACCCTGGGCGGAATTACCGCTGGACACGCCACAACATGGGCTTCGATCTTGTAGAACGCTTGGCGAAGCAACATGGAATCAAGCTTTCTCAGAGGGGTTTAAAGTCCGTTTACGGTCGGGGCAAGATTGGGAAGGTAGCGGTAATCCTGGCCAAACCTCTGACTTATATGAACCTTTCCGGAGATGCCGTCAGCCGGCTTCTCCGGTTCTTCCAAATCCAACCTGAAGATTTAGTCGTCTTGCAAGATGACCTGGACCTGCCTTGGGGGAAAATTCGTATTCGGGTAAGGGGAGGGCACGGCGGCCATAAGGGAATCAAATCCATTGCTGAGGCTATAGGAAGCGACAGTTTTCAGAGGGTGAAGGTAGGAATCGGAAAGCCTCTTGAACGAAATTTAGACCCGGCCGATTATGTCTTAGAACCTTTGCTGGAGCAGGAAAGGAAAGAATTCCAAGAAGCGGTGGAGAAAGGTGCGCAGGCCGTAGAAATTCTGGTCGCTGAAGGACCTCAAGAGGCGATGGACAGATTTCATAAAAATAAATAG
- a CDS encoding HDIG domain-containing protein: MTKAAINNGGYRKKRPLTKLITLVKRKIAPQPGGKRGGLRQFPWRRISLLLLLASSVGLLLPAQALGISLLVFLLLAILFEFAAANIRKFSPNDKDLLFLTLLLVALLFVTKVSLVVFPFVGQALPEIPPSAYVYGIGIAAGAMLVRIILNSETALVFSVVASPFAGWLLGNNFFFSVYFFIGSVVGAHSVAYCEDRSILLKAGAKVGLVNVMAILCQNLIGQKWVFPEVGFDLLFGFLGGEVAAVVVLGTLPLVEWVFGYTTNIKLLEMANLNHPLLKRMILEAPGTYHHSVIVSTMAETAARSVNANPLLARVSAYYHDIGKISKPLYFVENQGSQENKHDKLAPSMSSLILISHVKDGQELAREYKLGEKICSIIQQHHGTSLISFFYQKAKDQEDPEIAQVDERAYRYHGPKPQTKEAGLVLLADAVEAASRTLLQPTPARLQGLVQRIINNIFTDGQLDECELTLKDLHQIAKSFNTILAGIHHHRVEYPLPAAKESHGKKRNNGDFHKQPAKSGRDRPPEDKKSGEEDLKRLGM; this comes from the coding sequence TTGACCAAGGCGGCAATAAATAACGGTGGATACCGCAAAAAGAGGCCTCTTACGAAGCTGATAACCCTGGTTAAACGCAAGATTGCACCACAGCCCGGAGGTAAGCGGGGTGGGCTGCGCCAATTTCCCTGGAGGCGGATTAGCCTTCTTTTGCTTTTAGCTTCCTCCGTGGGCTTACTTCTTCCAGCCCAAGCCTTGGGGATCAGCTTGCTGGTGTTTCTCCTATTGGCCATCCTCTTTGAATTCGCCGCCGCAAACATCCGCAAGTTCTCCCCCAATGATAAGGACCTGCTCTTCCTTACCCTTCTTTTGGTGGCCCTTCTATTCGTAACCAAGGTCAGTCTGGTGGTCTTTCCCTTCGTCGGCCAGGCCTTGCCGGAAATTCCCCCTTCCGCTTACGTTTATGGGATTGGGATTGCCGCCGGAGCCATGCTGGTGCGCATCATACTCAACTCAGAAACCGCTTTGGTCTTCTCCGTGGTGGCCAGTCCGTTCGCTGGCTGGCTGCTGGGCAATAACTTTTTCTTCTCGGTCTACTTTTTTATCGGCAGCGTGGTTGGTGCCCACAGCGTAGCTTATTGTGAGGATCGGAGCATCTTATTAAAAGCGGGGGCCAAAGTGGGGCTGGTGAACGTTATGGCGATTCTCTGTCAGAACTTGATCGGCCAAAAGTGGGTTTTCCCCGAGGTTGGGTTTGACCTCCTCTTCGGCTTTTTGGGGGGAGAGGTGGCAGCGGTTGTTGTCCTGGGGACTCTGCCACTCGTGGAATGGGTTTTCGGGTATACCACCAACATCAAACTTTTGGAGATGGCCAACCTCAACCATCCCTTGCTGAAAAGAATGATCCTGGAGGCCCCCGGAACCTACCACCACAGCGTTATCGTCAGTACCATGGCAGAGACGGCTGCCCGGTCCGTCAATGCCAACCCTCTTTTGGCGCGGGTAAGCGCTTATTACCACGACATTGGTAAGATCAGCAAACCTCTTTACTTCGTGGAGAACCAGGGGAGTCAGGAGAATAAGCATGACAAATTGGCACCAAGCATGAGTAGCCTGATCCTGATATCTCACGTGAAAGATGGCCAGGAACTGGCCCGAGAGTACAAGCTGGGGGAGAAGATCTGCAGCATCATTCAACAGCACCATGGGACGAGTCTAATCTCTTTTTTCTACCAGAAGGCCAAAGATCAAGAAGACCCGGAGATTGCGCAAGTAGATGAGAGAGCTTACCGGTATCATGGACCCAAACCTCAAACCAAAGAGGCCGGGTTGGTCTTACTGGCCGATGCAGTGGAAGCTGCCTCCAGGACGCTCCTTCAACCCACCCCTGCTCGCTTGCAGGGCCTGGTGCAGCGGATTATCAACAATATTTTTACGGATGGTCAGTTGGATGAATGTGAATTGACCCTTAAGGACCTGCATCAGATTGCCAAAAGTTTCAACACGATTCTGGCCGGCATCCACCATCATCGGGTGGAATACCCGCTGCCAGCGGCCAAAGAAAGCCACGGGAAGAAGAGGAATAATGGGGATTTTCATAAGCAACCGGCAAAATCGGGTCGCGATCGACCCCCAGAGGATAAAAAGAGCGGCGAAGAAGATCTTAAACGCCTTGGGATGTGA
- a CDS encoding 50S ribosomal protein L25: MEQRELEVFLRTEKGKGAAHRIRREGKIPAVLYGRAMETYCLSLNPEELKKILTSGARENTLIGLKMIGPGSEKIGSRVVMLKDLQVHSLMRNYLHADFYAVAMDEKIEVEVPIHLTGKAEGTKSGGILEQPRREVRVRCLPTDIPEFIEVDVSGLQIGDSLHVQDILSSSKFEIVAETNFTVASVTPPISEAKYEEIVAAPGGEREVAQPERIGEKKEETEEAKETKETKGAKEGKE; the protein is encoded by the coding sequence ATGGAGCAGAGAGAATTGGAGGTTTTTTTAAGGACGGAGAAAGGAAAAGGGGCAGCTCATCGAATCCGGCGTGAGGGTAAAATCCCGGCGGTACTCTATGGACGCGCAATGGAGACTTATTGCTTGAGCCTCAACCCGGAGGAGCTGAAGAAAATATTGACCAGCGGAGCGCGAGAAAATACCCTGATCGGATTGAAAATGATCGGACCTGGAAGCGAGAAGATTGGCAGTAGAGTGGTCATGTTGAAAGACCTTCAAGTCCATTCGCTCATGAGAAACTATCTCCATGCTGATTTTTATGCTGTGGCGATGGACGAGAAGATTGAGGTCGAGGTTCCTATCCATCTGACGGGCAAAGCCGAAGGAACGAAATCTGGCGGTATCCTGGAACAACCCCGGCGCGAAGTTCGAGTTCGCTGCCTGCCCACGGATATTCCGGAGTTCATCGAAGTGGACGTAAGCGGATTGCAGATTGGGGATTCTCTGCACGTGCAGGACATTCTTTCTTCCAGCAAATTTGAGATCGTCGCCGAGACCAATTTCACGGTGGCCAGCGTAACCCCGCCCATTTCCGAAGCCAAATACGAAGAAATTGTGGCTGCTCCGGGGGGTGAACGGGAGGTTGCCCAGCCCGAGCGGATCGGAGAAAAGAAGGAAGAAACCGAAGAAGCCAAAGAAACCAAAGAAACCAAGGGGGCTAAGGAAGGCAAGGAGTAG
- a CDS encoding rubrerythrin family protein, whose translation MEFKGSRTEKNLLAAFAGESQARNRYTYFASVARKAGYEQIAAIFLETADNEKEHAKLFFQLLRGGEVEIQAAYPAGVIGDTAANLKAAAAGENLEWTTLYQNSANGAKEEGFMEAYQTFSQVAKVEKFHESRYLALLKNIQEGTVFKKTTPVKWHCRNCGYVLEGKEAPDKCPVCAHPRAHFEVLAENY comes from the coding sequence ATGGAATTCAAAGGAAGCCGGACGGAAAAAAACTTATTAGCCGCCTTTGCCGGTGAATCCCAGGCTAGGAATCGCTATACCTATTTTGCCAGCGTTGCCAGGAAAGCGGGCTACGAGCAGATTGCGGCCATCTTTCTGGAAACGGCCGATAACGAAAAAGAACACGCCAAGCTCTTTTTTCAGTTGCTCCGGGGAGGAGAAGTGGAAATTCAAGCTGCCTACCCGGCCGGGGTCATCGGAGATACAGCTGCCAATCTCAAAGCCGCAGCCGCCGGGGAAAATTTGGAATGGACTACCCTTTACCAGAATTCCGCCAATGGGGCCAAGGAAGAAGGATTCATGGAAGCCTATCAAACCTTCAGCCAAGTAGCCAAGGTAGAAAAGTTCCACGAGTCCAGGTACCTGGCCCTGCTGAAAAATATCCAGGAAGGGACTGTTTTCAAGAAGACTACACCTGTGAAGTGGCACTGCCGGAACTGCGGTTATGTATTAGAAGGGAAAGAGGCGCCGGATAAATGTCCGGTCTGTGCGCATCCCCGAGCTCACTTCGAGGTCTTGGCGGAAAATTACTAA
- the mazG gene encoding nucleoside triphosphate pyrophosphohydrolase, whose protein sequence is MKTIKKKISGASSPKEKTFKKRNVADLLAIMAKLRGPSGCPWDREQTENTLKKYLIEEAYEVLEAIEMNNPDELKEELGDLLLQIIFLSRIAEEKEQFNFLEVVHILGEKLIRRHPHVFSPTGKIPGKGQPKDAQSVVEIWKYVKENEEKRSEKTSRIDVLPLSLPALERAQRMSAKVSRAGFDWPNVDGVWKKVLEELAELEKAGQETSLERVEEELGDLFFTLVNWARFKGISAEEALRKANRRFANRFRQVELGLQRRGRTPEEATPDEMDQLWNEAKKRRLKE, encoded by the coding sequence ATGAAAACCATCAAAAAGAAAATTTCGGGCGCTTCATCCCCAAAAGAAAAAACCTTTAAAAAACGAAATGTTGCCGACCTGCTGGCCATCATGGCCAAGCTCCGTGGCCCTTCGGGTTGCCCTTGGGATAGGGAACAGACCGAAAACACCCTTAAAAAATACCTGATAGAAGAAGCTTACGAAGTGCTTGAAGCCATCGAAATGAATAATCCCGATGAGCTAAAAGAAGAACTGGGAGACCTCCTTTTGCAGATTATTTTCCTTTCCCGTATAGCCGAAGAAAAAGAACAATTTAACTTTTTAGAGGTGGTCCACATTCTCGGTGAAAAATTGATCCGGCGTCACCCGCATGTCTTCTCCCCAACTGGAAAGATTCCTGGTAAAGGCCAGCCCAAGGATGCCCAATCGGTCGTGGAAATTTGGAAGTATGTAAAAGAAAATGAAGAAAAAAGATCGGAAAAAACTTCGCGAATCGATGTTCTCCCCCTTTCCCTTCCGGCACTTGAACGCGCCCAGAGGATGTCGGCAAAAGTTTCCCGTGCCGGCTTTGACTGGCCGAATGTTGATGGGGTTTGGAAAAAAGTTCTGGAAGAACTGGCTGAGTTGGAAAAGGCGGGGCAAGAAACCTCTTTGGAACGAGTCGAAGAAGAATTGGGGGATCTTTTCTTCACCTTAGTCAATTGGGCTCGTTTTAAGGGAATCTCCGCCGAAGAAGCACTGCGGAAAGCCAACCGCCGCTTTGCCAACCGTTTCCGGCAGGTGGAGTTGGGATTGCAACGCAGAGGACGTACACCGGAAGAAGCAACTCCGGATGAGATGGATCAACTTTGGAATGAAGCCAAAAAAAGAAGGCTTAAGGAGTAG